The Coregonus clupeaformis isolate EN_2021a unplaced genomic scaffold, ASM2061545v1 scaf0319, whole genome shotgun sequence genome has a window encoding:
- the LOC123484448 gene encoding TBC1 domain family member 2A-like, whose protein sequence is MFMSVCGCSRENVHRSRSSQELSHGLNWEELWDPFLPLKDIQAPPYFDQDKSPPKINIESSGPARQCVQEVEAPKEHQSSLSSEGSPSTPTDKTTSPQQEEPADTAHLQQEVLSLADQVKAQKDLVTLLQKALEVAQQEKLTPAVESLRSEGEGKSSHSQPWNHGKCNTDHSYGLQVIPLLRHDCVAESQDHIRLLAERNQAERELVLRLSQQVAECLADPQRSPVHGWTVTETQEQLRQEIRNLKDDIETYKTQNTYLNAEIYQLTKVWRQSSEQEKCLMIKETDDHCIQRHEPVSFQTAPSEMGPAPSVCACTVE, encoded by the exons ATGTTTATGTCCGTCTGTGGTTGTAGTAGGGAAAACGTACACCGGAGCCGCTCCTCCCAGGAGCTCAGCCACGGCCTCAACTGGGAGGAACTCTGGGACCCGTTCCTGCCACTCAAAGATATCCAGGCCCCTCCATATTTTGACCAGGACAAATCCC CtccaaaaataaatattgagtCCTCTGGGCCAGCAAGACAGTGTGTCCAGGAGGTAGAGGCACCAAAGGAACACCAGAGCTCCCTAAGCAGTGAGGGCTCCCCTTCTACCCCCACAGACAAGACTACTAGTCCACAGCAGGAAGAGCCTGCAGACACTGCCCATCTTCAACAGGAAGTGCTCAGTCTGGCAGACCAGGTCAAGGCCCAGAAG GATCTAGTAACTCTGTTGCAGAAGGCCCTGGAGGTGGCCCAGCAGGAAAAATTGACTCCTGCAGTAGAGTCCCTGAGGTCGGAGGGCGAAGGGAAGAGTTCCCACTCACAACCATGGAATCATGGCAAGTGCAACACAGATCATTCGTATGGCCTGCAGGTGATACCACTGCTGCGGCACGACTGTGTGGCCGAGTCTCAGGATCACATCCGGCTACTGGCTGAGAGAAACCAGGCTGAGAGAGAGTTGGTCCTCCGTCTGTCCCAACAGGTGGCTGAGTGTTTGGCAGACCCCCAGCGAAGCCCCGTCCACGGTTGGACCGTCACTGAAACGCAGGAGCAGCTGAGACAGGAGATTAGGAATCTTAAG gACGACATTGAGACCTACAAGACTCAGAATACTTACTTGAATGCAGAGATCTACCAGCTAACCAAAGTATGGAGGCAGAGTTCAGAACAAGAGAAGTGCTTGATGATAAAG GAGACTGACGACCATTGCATTCAGCGACATGAACCCGTTTCCTTTCAGACAGCTCCGTCAGAGATGGGCCCTGCACCTTCAGTGTGTGCATGTACAGTTGAGTGA